A single genomic interval of Microbulbifer variabilis harbors:
- a CDS encoding alpha/beta hydrolase codes for MNEYWNSFTREKTDEQYNPTLWNHRLPPEKLLPAHVEFTESHSSNYRQAIKGGLQTVSFGEGELSGSMDIFRPENVAEDAPIVIYIHGGWWQWFSKEQFSFLAEPFNRKGIAVYMPGYRMAQDWNNGVPMESIVKQTQYAMAKVLKEAELRGTSAVYLVGHSAGGQLVGMLHQTDWSQFDISKSTQDKFKGAFSLAGLFDIRPLVNSFVNDTINMSMESAEKVSPQLMLLREGRKLCPLHLIVPEFDTPEFFVRQRSIKKSY; via the coding sequence ATGAACGAATATTGGAATAGTTTTACCCGGGAAAAAACTGACGAACAGTACAATCCGACTCTGTGGAATCATCGTTTGCCGCCAGAAAAATTGTTACCAGCTCATGTAGAATTCACAGAGAGTCACAGCTCCAATTACCGACAGGCGATCAAAGGTGGACTACAAACAGTTAGTTTTGGGGAAGGGGAATTATCAGGCTCAATGGATATTTTTAGGCCTGAGAATGTTGCTGAAGATGCACCCATAGTCATTTATATCCACGGAGGTTGGTGGCAATGGTTCTCAAAAGAGCAGTTTTCTTTCCTGGCTGAGCCTTTTAATAGAAAAGGGATTGCTGTTTATATGCCTGGTTATCGTATGGCCCAGGATTGGAATAATGGCGTGCCTATGGAGTCCATAGTAAAACAGACACAGTATGCAATGGCTAAGGTACTTAAAGAGGCAGAGCTGAGAGGTACGTCTGCAGTTTACCTGGTGGGGCACTCGGCAGGTGGTCAGTTAGTAGGGATGTTACATCAGACAGATTGGAGCCAGTTTGATATTTCAAAATCTACGCAGGATAAGTTCAAAGGCGCATTTTCTCTGGCTGGGCTTTTCGATATCCGTCCACTGGTGAATAGCTTTGTCAATGACACGATTAATATGTCAATGGAGTCGGCGGAGAAGGTAAGCCCACAGTTAATGCTGCTAAGAGAAGGTAGAAAGCTCTGTCCACTACATTTGATAGTACCTGAATTTGATACCCCTGAGTTTTTCGTCAGACAAAGGAGTATCAAGAAAAGCTATTAA